A stretch of Desulfitobacterium dichloroeliminans LMG P-21439 DNA encodes these proteins:
- a CDS encoding septum formation initiator — MVVAQEKMEWEQPIEELPRKAKRPVRRQRPRSHWKSVLILSLVVTLATIFAVETINLTVVKGAQIRGMQREITALEANNDLLEAQVDKLRSVSRIESAALAMGMEKPAGTVYVAGTLPVAKTEMGVQSTPAAQEEVVQEPSALEQISQKFTSFFASTQR, encoded by the coding sequence TTGGTAGTAGCGCAGGAAAAAATGGAATGGGAACAGCCCATAGAGGAATTACCCCGCAAAGCGAAAAGGCCCGTCCGTCGCCAGAGGCCCCGTTCTCACTGGAAAAGTGTTCTCATCTTAAGTTTAGTGGTGACCCTTGCGACTATATTTGCTGTGGAAACCATTAATCTCACGGTGGTAAAGGGAGCCCAAATTCGGGGAATGCAAAGAGAGATCACAGCCCTTGAGGCTAATAATGATCTCTTAGAAGCGCAAGTGGACAAATTGCGTTCCGTAAGCCGGATTGAAAGTGCGGCACTTGCCATGGGTATGGAAAAACCTGCGGGAACGGTCTATGTGGCTGGAACATTGCCTGTCGCCAAGACAGAAATGGGCGTCCAGTCAACTCCAGCCGCACAGGAAGAGGTTGTACAAGAACCTTCTGCACTCGAGCAAATATCGCAGAAATTTACCAGTTTTTTTGCTTCCACACAACGATAA
- the rsmH gene encoding 16S rRNA (cytosine(1402)-N(4))-methyltransferase RsmH yields MEFHHVTVLLKETVEGVVKDPSGTYVDCTLGGAGHSALLLSQLNNAGKLVGLDQDPLAIDNARLKFKEDPRVFLVNRNFESLEESLQALELLPVQGILFDLGVSSPQLDEAERGFSYMQDAELDMRMNPQNPVSAKVLVNEWKPEQLSEILWKYGEEKWSKRIVEFIVNTREQGSIETTGELVDIIKKAIPAGARREGPHPAKRTFQALRIAVNDELGVLERTLDQVLPCLAPGGRVGVITFHSLEDRIVKEKMNSWLGRCSCPPSFPICQCHAKPLARLINRKPILPSSQEIEANPRARSAKLRIAEKL; encoded by the coding sequence TTGGAATTTCATCATGTTACGGTTTTGTTAAAAGAAACTGTTGAAGGGGTTGTCAAAGATCCCTCCGGGACCTATGTGGATTGCACTTTAGGGGGTGCAGGACATAGCGCCTTGCTATTGTCTCAACTTAACAACGCTGGCAAACTAGTGGGTTTAGATCAAGATCCTTTGGCCATCGACAACGCACGCCTAAAGTTTAAGGAAGATCCTCGGGTTTTTCTGGTCAATCGCAACTTTGAATCCCTAGAGGAATCACTTCAAGCTCTTGAGCTTCTGCCTGTTCAAGGTATTCTCTTTGATCTTGGGGTATCGTCTCCTCAGTTGGATGAGGCTGAACGGGGATTTAGTTATATGCAGGACGCCGAACTGGATATGCGGATGAATCCGCAGAATCCTGTATCGGCGAAGGTTTTAGTCAACGAGTGGAAACCAGAGCAACTCTCGGAGATCCTCTGGAAGTATGGAGAAGAGAAATGGTCGAAAAGAATCGTTGAATTTATCGTTAACACTCGGGAGCAAGGATCGATTGAGACAACGGGGGAGTTAGTCGATATTATTAAAAAGGCGATTCCGGCAGGGGCTCGCCGCGAAGGGCCTCACCCGGCGAAAAGAACCTTTCAGGCCCTTAGAATTGCCGTGAACGACGAACTGGGAGTTTTGGAAAGGACCTTAGATCAGGTTCTACCCTGTCTCGCCCCCGGTGGGAGGGTTGGAGTCATAACTTTTCACTCCTTGGAAGATCGCATTGTGAAAGAGAAGATGAACTCTTGGTTAGGGCGATGCAGTTGCCCCCCCAGTTTCCCAATCTGTCAATGTCACGCAAAACCTTTAGCGCGTTTAATCAATAGAAAACCAATTTTGCCTAGTTCCCAAGAGATTGAGGCTAACCCTCGAGCACGCAGTGCCAAGCTGAGGATAGCAGAAAAACTATGA
- the mraZ gene encoding division/cell wall cluster transcriptional repressor MraZ: protein MFMGEYLHTIDGKGRLIVPAKFREALGERFIATKGLDHCLFVYPQEEWKILEEKLRALPFTQQDARAFVRFFFSGATECEIDKQGRILLPANLREYAQLDKDVVLVGVSSRVEIWSQGLWADYSRQAEDAYASAAESLVNLGI, encoded by the coding sequence ATGTTCATGGGGGAATACCTCCATACGATCGATGGAAAAGGTCGGCTGATTGTGCCGGCAAAGTTCCGAGAAGCCTTAGGCGAGCGATTTATAGCCACTAAAGGCTTAGATCACTGTCTCTTTGTTTACCCCCAAGAGGAGTGGAAGATCCTCGAAGAGAAACTTCGCGCTTTACCTTTTACCCAACAGGATGCACGAGCATTTGTCCGTTTCTTTTTTTCCGGGGCCACTGAATGCGAGATAGATAAGCAAGGGAGAATTCTTTTGCCAGCAAATTTGCGGGAATATGCCCAGCTTGATAAAGATGTGGTATTGGTTGGAGTCTCCTCACGAGTGGAGATTTGGAGTCAAGGCCTTTGGGCAGACTATTCTCGTCAGGCTGAAGATGCCTATGCTAGTGCGGCAGAGTCTTTAGTGAACCTGGGAATATAG
- a CDS encoding NCS2 family permease, with amino-acid sequence MENFFKLRENGSNIRTEVVAGLTTFFAMAYIIMVNPTMLSQAGMPWGAVFLATIIASVIGTLVMGLVANVPYAQAPGMGLNAFFVFTVVFGLGFTWQEALAMVFLCGIINILITVTSIRKKIITSIPPSLQNAIGGGIGIFIAYIGIKNAGLLSFTSDPGTYVQLGEAGTVIASSRAIPGLVTLNSAPVLLAIFGLILTVILLIRNVKGAILIGIVATALAGIPLGITHMGSSISFSEALAELPQTFLAAFGNPGLGSLFSDPAKVPLVLVTIFAFSLSDVFDTIGTFIGTGRSSGIFSEADQKALETSKGFNSKMDKALFADAIATSVGAVFGTSNTTTYVESAAGIGAGGRTGLTSVVVAILFAVSAFLAPVLSAIPGVATAPALIIVGIMMLSSFKDIKWGDLSEAIPVFFAGIFMALCYSISYGIATGFIFYCIVKIFKGEAKDVSPVLWVATLLFILNFILLGRL; translated from the coding sequence GTGGAAAACTTTTTTAAACTAAGGGAAAACGGCAGTAATATTCGTACTGAGGTCGTTGCCGGACTAACTACCTTTTTCGCAATGGCCTACATCATTATGGTTAATCCAACAATGCTCTCACAAGCGGGTATGCCTTGGGGTGCAGTATTCCTAGCGACGATTATCGCGTCAGTGATTGGAACCTTGGTTATGGGTCTAGTCGCTAATGTACCTTACGCCCAAGCACCTGGAATGGGTCTGAACGCATTTTTTGTCTTTACTGTTGTTTTTGGTCTTGGCTTTACTTGGCAAGAAGCCCTCGCAATGGTTTTCTTATGCGGTATTATTAATATTTTAATCACTGTGACAAGCATTAGAAAAAAGATCATTACTTCGATTCCGCCAAGTCTGCAAAACGCGATCGGTGGCGGTATTGGTATTTTTATCGCTTATATCGGAATTAAAAACGCTGGCTTACTTTCTTTTACCTCTGATCCTGGAACCTATGTGCAACTAGGTGAAGCAGGAACCGTTATCGCCAGTTCACGTGCCATTCCCGGGCTAGTGACCTTAAATTCTGCTCCGGTACTTCTAGCTATCTTCGGTCTTATCCTTACCGTTATCTTGCTTATTCGCAATGTTAAAGGTGCAATTTTAATTGGAATTGTCGCAACTGCTCTAGCAGGTATTCCCCTAGGAATTACGCACATGGGTTCTTCCATTAGCTTTAGTGAAGCTCTCGCGGAATTGCCGCAAACCTTCCTGGCCGCTTTTGGTAATCCTGGCTTAGGCTCACTTTTTAGCGATCCTGCCAAGGTTCCCCTCGTCTTAGTTACTATTTTTGCCTTTAGCTTATCGGATGTGTTTGATACCATTGGTACGTTTATTGGAACAGGTCGCAGTTCAGGAATCTTCTCTGAAGCGGACCAAAAAGCGCTTGAAACTAGCAAAGGGTTTAACTCCAAGATGGACAAGGCTCTTTTCGCTGACGCCATAGCTACCTCCGTGGGTGCTGTTTTCGGTACTTCCAACACGACCACCTATGTGGAAAGTGCTGCGGGTATCGGCGCAGGCGGACGCACAGGATTGACCAGTGTTGTCGTCGCCATCCTCTTTGCAGTGAGTGCTTTCTTGGCTCCGGTGCTAAGTGCAATTCCTGGTGTGGCAACAGCTCCGGCATTGATTATTGTGGGGATCATGATGCTTTCTTCCTTTAAAGATATTAAATGGGGAGATTTAAGTGAAGCTATTCCCGTTTTCTTTGCTGGTATTTTCATGGCTCTGTGCTATAGTATTTCCTACGGTATTGCTACTGGATTTATCTTCTACTGCATCGTTAAGATTTTTAAAGGTGAGGCAAAAGATGTTAGTCCTGTATTGTGGGTCGCAACGCTTCTGTTTATCCTGAACTTTATTCTCCTAGGGAGACTCTAA
- the lpdA gene encoding dihydrolipoyl dehydrogenase has product MERYQVGILGGGPGGYVCALRAAQLGLSVILIEEGRLGGTCLNKGCIPTKTLVKSAELWRELKHAEDFGITIHDAGFDFARIMARKDQVVNTLVGGIEQLLKAKKINVVKAWGEVKEAGYLEVQSETGIDRIQVDHIVLATGSLPASIPVPGLELPGVVTSEEILEQKTLPESLVIIGGGVIGLEFASIYHELGVQVSVIEMLPTLLPMIDEEIPKRLTPLLKKSGIQILTKTSVKAISAGDGALIVHVEDAKGLKELPAQQVLLATGRKPNMRGIQVKALGLELECGAIRVNGQMQTSVPKIYAIGDVVGGTMLAHVASMQGMVVAEHIAGRQVTMEGRAIPSAIFTYPEIATVGETEQALKASGKAYKISKFPFSANGKALALGEVMGLVKLLANEEGVVIGASIMGPQASSLIQECVLAVEKGLTADDLAKTIHAHPTLPEAIMEAAHGIFEKPLHLA; this is encoded by the coding sequence ATGGAACGTTATCAGGTGGGCATTTTAGGGGGAGGACCTGGAGGATATGTTTGCGCCTTACGTGCGGCTCAGCTTGGCTTATCTGTGATTCTCATCGAGGAAGGGCGTCTGGGCGGGACCTGCTTAAACAAAGGATGTATTCCTACGAAGACCTTAGTCAAAAGTGCCGAGCTTTGGCGAGAGTTAAAGCATGCTGAAGACTTTGGTATCACGATTCACGATGCAGGTTTTGATTTCGCGCGCATCATGGCGAGAAAGGATCAGGTGGTCAATACTTTGGTGGGCGGCATAGAGCAGCTTCTAAAGGCCAAGAAGATAAATGTGGTGAAGGCTTGGGGTGAGGTTAAAGAAGCCGGCTATCTGGAAGTCCAGTCCGAAACAGGTATAGATCGGATACAGGTCGATCACATAGTTCTAGCTACTGGTTCACTTCCGGCAAGTATACCCGTACCGGGACTGGAGCTACCGGGCGTGGTCACTAGCGAAGAAATCCTCGAACAGAAGACCCTGCCGGAGAGCTTGGTCATCATCGGTGGGGGAGTCATCGGCTTAGAATTTGCCTCCATCTATCATGAGCTTGGGGTCCAGGTAAGTGTCATAGAAATGCTCCCCACGCTCCTCCCCATGATTGATGAGGAGATTCCCAAACGTTTAACGCCCTTGCTTAAGAAAAGTGGCATCCAGATTCTGACGAAAACCTCGGTCAAAGCAATTAGCGCCGGAGACGGAGCATTGATTGTCCATGTTGAAGATGCTAAAGGACTTAAGGAGTTGCCGGCTCAGCAAGTGCTTTTAGCAACGGGGAGAAAACCAAATATGCGTGGAATTCAGGTGAAGGCCTTAGGGCTTGAGCTTGAATGCGGAGCCATTCGCGTCAACGGACAGATGCAAACTTCCGTCCCGAAGATCTATGCCATTGGGGATGTTGTCGGCGGGACTATGCTTGCCCATGTTGCCTCAATGCAAGGTATGGTAGTAGCTGAGCATATTGCCGGAAGACAGGTTACGATGGAAGGTCGGGCGATTCCCAGTGCGATTTTTACATATCCGGAAATCGCTACTGTAGGAGAAACTGAACAAGCTTTAAAGGCTTCCGGAAAAGCCTATAAGATTAGTAAGTTTCCCTTCAGTGCCAATGGCAAAGCTTTAGCATTAGGAGAAGTCATGGGACTGGTGAAGCTTCTTGCAAATGAAGAGGGCGTAGTGATCGGTGCTAGTATTATGGGACCTCAGGCCAGCAGCCTGATTCAAGAATGTGTTCTTGCCGTGGAGAAAGGCTTAACTGCGGATGACCTTGCGAAAACTATTCATGCTCATCCGACGTTGCCGGAGGCCATTATGGAGGCGGCCCATGGAATCTTTGAGAAGCCATTGCATTTAGCCTAG
- a CDS encoding DUF1858 domain-containing protein, translating to MITKDMTVGQVLRTYPQTVQTFLELGMHCLGCPSSAMESIEGAALTHGKKPDELVEHLNKVITSN from the coding sequence TTGATTACCAAGGATATGACTGTGGGTCAAGTCTTACGAACCTACCCTCAGACGGTTCAAACCTTTCTTGAATTAGGTATGCACTGTTTGGGTTGCCCTTCATCCGCTATGGAAAGCATCGAAGGTGCAGCACTTACACATGGCAAGAAACCGGATGAATTAGTGGAGCACTTGAATAAAGTCATTACATCCAATTGA
- a CDS encoding beta-galactosidase, which produces MFNRRLYILILTLAITLGLLLWNWHSTPGVLLESASSLTSVNRWEMDLGGQWKIYPSLRQAWITETDLEEKGNNSPLTGGEYGLLPSNLDFHVATKAFTVPAEWNARSLMLQINGVYGEGAIYLNGMESSNRIGYVESEGGSSRIQVPVSALRHGQENLLLLEITAPPSQRKTFLGSPYPAKGRITGAVSLQAIMETSIENPQLHSVWEKETALVRVDFQLSHHGFSEYGPWTVQGVISDGSAEVAQIMTQVQADESPVQPVSVTFQIPNGHVWSPEDPFLYQAYLTVSNTRGDRDDIAFAVGLKSLDYQEGSFSLNGQQLAIRGLALSPAKGYELRNRGEVADWLKECKAQGYNLIYFSGDLPDEYWLVEADRVGIGVWTELPSSSMIPAQHLPEPRSWEDWIRVSSLHPSVWAYTSGIGLEYNPQALLKDYEQAVQTMVKPIPAFNFNLTDEITIQGTWGEIEQPQVNRTTSELLWPAEQLVSWVWTALLIIVAWSNLVAVNWRYKELQNKKPKRALRIAWFWQCLAMLTREMTIAGLLTALIFNTHVPWAHWIPNQWPIWEGIRLQSPWLIWVMMGSLFVLFRLLQIGVVAPRMPGTPDVMGLAAWLERRYFWNWMVGVLWVLQGWGVPRSVPILAYVAFHILFLPLKIRDTHRVGGRYAAFLWVPGILILILGAVAAFRWEDFFYALHLLQQSDWLKVILFE; this is translated from the coding sequence ATGTTTAATAGACGTCTTTATATATTAATACTTACCCTTGCCATAACCCTAGGGCTACTCCTCTGGAATTGGCATTCGACTCCTGGAGTTCTGCTTGAATCTGCCTCATCTTTAACTAGTGTAAATCGCTGGGAAATGGATTTGGGCGGGCAGTGGAAGATATATCCTTCTTTGAGACAAGCATGGATTACGGAAACGGATCTTGAGGAGAAAGGGAACAACTCACCGTTAACAGGTGGAGAGTATGGTTTGCTACCGTCGAACTTAGATTTCCATGTGGCAACAAAAGCCTTTACAGTACCGGCGGAATGGAACGCTCGGAGCCTCATGCTCCAAATCAATGGAGTGTACGGGGAGGGTGCAATTTACCTCAACGGAATGGAGAGTAGCAACCGGATTGGGTATGTGGAAAGCGAGGGAGGCAGCAGCCGAATACAAGTACCTGTTTCGGCTTTGCGACATGGTCAAGAAAACCTCCTTCTACTGGAGATTACAGCTCCCCCATCTCAGAGAAAAACCTTTTTAGGATCGCCCTATCCGGCCAAAGGTAGGATTACGGGAGCAGTTTCGTTACAAGCGATAATGGAGACAAGTATTGAAAATCCTCAGCTTCATAGTGTTTGGGAGAAGGAAACGGCCCTTGTTCGAGTAGATTTCCAACTTAGCCATCATGGGTTCTCAGAGTATGGTCCCTGGACTGTTCAAGGGGTGATTTCCGATGGTTCGGCAGAGGTAGCTCAAATCATGACCCAAGTTCAAGCCGATGAGAGCCCTGTACAACCAGTAAGCGTCACTTTCCAGATTCCCAACGGGCATGTCTGGAGCCCTGAAGATCCTTTTCTTTACCAGGCCTATTTAACTGTAAGCAACACCCGTGGAGATCGAGATGATATCGCCTTTGCTGTTGGTCTTAAGTCCTTAGACTATCAGGAAGGAAGCTTCTCCTTGAATGGTCAACAGCTTGCTATCAGAGGATTGGCACTCTCCCCGGCCAAGGGGTATGAATTGAGAAATCGTGGTGAAGTTGCGGATTGGCTTAAGGAATGCAAGGCCCAAGGTTATAATCTCATCTATTTTTCGGGAGATTTACCCGATGAATATTGGTTGGTCGAAGCCGACCGGGTGGGCATCGGAGTATGGACAGAACTTCCTAGTAGCTCGATGATACCTGCTCAGCATCTCCCAGAACCTCGTTCATGGGAAGATTGGATCCGGGTAAGTAGCCTCCATCCCTCAGTGTGGGCCTATACCTCAGGCATAGGGTTGGAATATAATCCCCAAGCTTTGTTAAAAGACTACGAACAAGCAGTTCAGACTATGGTGAAACCGATTCCGGCGTTTAACTTTAACTTAACTGATGAAATAACTATTCAAGGTACTTGGGGAGAGATTGAGCAGCCTCAAGTAAACCGAACAACTTCGGAGCTTTTATGGCCCGCAGAGCAATTGGTAAGCTGGGTATGGACTGCCCTGCTTATTATAGTAGCTTGGTCGAATTTGGTGGCGGTGAATTGGCGATACAAGGAACTGCAAAATAAGAAACCCAAAAGGGCTTTGCGAATCGCTTGGTTTTGGCAGTGCTTAGCCATGTTGACTCGGGAGATGACGATAGCGGGTTTGTTGACTGCCCTAATTTTTAATACCCATGTACCGTGGGCGCACTGGATTCCCAATCAATGGCCGATTTGGGAGGGGATACGTCTCCAATCACCATGGTTAATTTGGGTGATGATGGGGAGCCTATTTGTTCTATTTCGATTGCTACAAATTGGAGTTGTGGCGCCAAGAATGCCGGGCACACCTGACGTCATGGGACTTGCGGCATGGCTGGAAAGAAGATATTTCTGGAACTGGATGGTGGGAGTTTTGTGGGTGTTACAAGGATGGGGGGTCCCTCGCTCCGTACCTATATTAGCCTATGTAGCTTTTCATATTCTCTTTCTCCCTTTGAAAATTCGGGATACCCATCGCGTAGGAGGTCGATATGCAGCCTTTCTTTGGGTTCCGGGAATTCTTATCTTAATTCTCGGTGCCGTGGCGGCTTTTCGCTGGGAAGATTTTTTCTATGCACTACATTTACTCCAACAATCCGACTGGCTCAAGGTGATTCTCTTTGAGTAG
- a CDS encoding Fur family transcriptional regulator — MTAIEILKHLKDKGVRFTPQRQAILEFLLGTDTHPTAEEIYHHVKAKFPGVSLGTIYNTLNMLKEHGYILELSYGDMSSHFDGNANNHYHVACTECGRIVDLHRPLLELENEVEVKTGFQVHGHRLEFYGVCPNCVSPDLKKMN, encoded by the coding sequence ATGACTGCAATAGAAATTCTTAAGCACCTCAAAGATAAAGGGGTACGCTTTACACCCCAACGTCAAGCTATCTTAGAATTTCTGTTAGGTACCGATACTCATCCAACTGCTGAGGAGATATATCATCATGTCAAGGCAAAATTTCCTGGGGTAAGTTTGGGGACAATCTATAACACCTTGAATATGTTGAAGGAACATGGATATATCTTAGAACTTTCCTATGGAGATATGTCAAGCCATTTTGATGGGAATGCGAATAATCACTATCATGTTGCCTGCACAGAGTGTGGGAGAATTGTAGATTTGCATCGTCCATTACTGGAGTTGGAGAATGAAGTTGAAGTGAAGACAGGTTTCCAAGTCCACGGTCACCGCCTGGAGTTTTACGGGGTTTGTCCTAACTGTGTATCGCCAGATCTGAAGAAAATGAATTAA
- a CDS encoding 4Fe-4S binding protein has product MAYFINSECISCGACEAECPAGAISAGDDSYVIDADACTDCGSCAEVCPTGAPNPA; this is encoded by the coding sequence ATGGCATATTTTATTAATTCTGAGTGCATAAGCTGCGGAGCTTGTGAAGCTGAATGCCCAGCAGGAGCTATTAGCGCTGGAGATGATTCATACGTCATCGATGCTGATGCTTGTACTGATTGTGGATCTTGTGCTGAGGTTTGCCCAACTGGCGCACCAAATCCAGCTTAA
- a CDS encoding vWA domain-containing protein, translated as MERSELDRHLLDFIRLLREGGIPVSLTEVQDALQGLTIIGMADKSLVEGVLRSTLVKSVNQLSWFEEVFRVFFATPEAQSNWQKEAQEKTESWEKGIAETREELRFQGEELELTDEQRATYMSLPEDEKERLKKFLGRSEEGVRNGIPVDHSFQPLVEKMFHGSLEYWKRKLGEDFLIAPPGQEGLLSEVERAVRQKEMHYLTKDLKDIPPEEWPEVSKLIRRLSRRLASQVSRRLRQGKRGSLDMRRTVRENLRYGGVLLKQTYRKRRKGKPKFVLICDLSGSMVKYTEFILQFIYGLTSLVAGIETYVFASHLVDITPRLRGIQSFQGMVNTSLTGLVEEFGGGTNLAVSLEELHEQHGHSLSRRTVLFILSDALTLEGEKAAVYLKKTRRKVREIVWLNTLPEKRWKDVNSIELFRPYCQMFECNTLEHLQDILKKSPGFV; from the coding sequence GTGGAACGAAGTGAGTTGGACCGTCATCTTTTAGATTTTATTCGTCTCCTGCGTGAAGGAGGCATACCTGTGAGCCTTACAGAGGTTCAAGATGCTTTGCAAGGTTTAACTATAATTGGAATGGCAGATAAATCCTTAGTAGAGGGGGTTCTTCGAAGCACTTTAGTGAAATCTGTGAATCAGTTGTCCTGGTTCGAAGAAGTCTTTCGCGTGTTCTTCGCTACCCCAGAAGCCCAGTCGAATTGGCAGAAAGAGGCACAGGAAAAGACGGAAAGCTGGGAAAAGGGGATAGCAGAGACTCGAGAAGAGTTGCGTTTTCAAGGGGAGGAATTAGAGCTTACGGATGAACAGCGGGCAACCTATATGAGTCTTCCCGAAGATGAAAAAGAGCGGCTGAAGAAGTTCCTTGGGCGCTCAGAGGAAGGGGTCAGAAATGGGATTCCCGTGGATCATTCCTTCCAACCCTTGGTGGAAAAGATGTTTCACGGCTCCTTGGAATACTGGAAAAGAAAATTAGGAGAAGATTTTCTAATCGCCCCGCCGGGACAAGAAGGCTTGTTGAGCGAGGTTGAGCGGGCTGTGCGCCAGAAGGAAATGCACTACCTTACTAAAGATTTAAAAGATATACCTCCTGAAGAGTGGCCGGAAGTGAGTAAATTAATCCGTCGTTTGTCCCGAAGATTGGCTTCACAGGTCTCACGGAGACTTAGGCAAGGCAAAAGGGGAAGCTTGGATATGCGTCGAACAGTTCGAGAAAACCTTCGCTATGGAGGTGTCTTATTAAAACAGACCTATCGAAAAAGGCGTAAAGGCAAGCCCAAGTTTGTTCTAATCTGTGACTTGTCCGGGTCCATGGTGAAATATACAGAGTTTATTTTGCAATTCATTTATGGTTTGACCAGCTTAGTTGCCGGAATTGAGACTTATGTTTTTGCTAGTCATCTAGTAGATATTACCCCAAGACTTCGGGGGATTCAGTCCTTTCAAGGAATGGTGAATACATCCTTGACAGGTTTAGTTGAAGAATTTGGCGGTGGAACGAATTTAGCTGTGTCTCTAGAGGAACTTCATGAACAGCATGGGCATTCCCTTTCTCGTCGCACCGTTCTCTTTATTCTAAGCGACGCCCTAACTTTGGAGGGGGAGAAAGCAGCGGTCTATCTTAAAAAGACGCGCAGGAAGGTACGGGAGATTGTTTGGCTTAATACTTTGCCCGAGAAACGCTGGAAGGATGTCAATTCCATTGAACTTTTCCGACCCTATTGCCAAATGTTTGAATGCAATACTTTAGAACATTTGCAGGATATTCTAAAGAAATCACCAGGGTTTGTTTAA
- a CDS encoding AAA family ATPase, which produces MKLDMTLNDFEQALTREGYITEKEDRIALTAYLAAQLEKPILIAGPPGVGKTEIAKALSQVFSANLIRLQCYEGLDENKALYEWNYQRQLIRIQMKEESLKEEDLFGLDYLLPRPLLQGLMSEEPSVLLIDEIDKTDAEFEAFLLEVLGEFQVTIPEMGTVKAKQRPFVILTSNGERELSDALKRRCVFLYVNPPTVEKEVRILRSKYPDLPDKLAYQVAKAVSILRERLALQKIPSIAETMDWAKALLVMGKTDLDPAWVDATLNLLIKSKEDLELFYREMGAERLLGEAKGI; this is translated from the coding sequence ATGAAGCTGGATATGACATTGAATGATTTTGAGCAGGCCTTGACACGAGAGGGCTATATTACTGAAAAAGAAGATCGGATTGCGCTCACGGCCTATCTAGCGGCTCAGTTAGAGAAGCCCATACTTATTGCGGGGCCACCGGGGGTGGGAAAAACTGAGATCGCAAAAGCCTTGAGTCAGGTTTTCTCGGCCAACCTGATTCGTTTGCAATGTTATGAAGGACTCGATGAGAACAAGGCTCTTTATGAATGGAATTATCAGCGGCAGCTTATTCGGATTCAGATGAAAGAAGAAAGTCTTAAGGAAGAGGATCTCTTTGGTCTGGATTATCTTCTTCCCCGCCCCCTTCTGCAAGGACTCATGAGCGAAGAGCCTTCGGTGTTGCTCATTGATGAGATTGATAAAACGGATGCTGAATTTGAGGCCTTTTTGTTGGAGGTTTTAGGAGAGTTTCAAGTGACAATACCCGAGATGGGAACGGTGAAGGCTAAGCAACGGCCTTTTGTCATTCTTACCTCGAATGGGGAGCGGGAATTGTCTGACGCCTTGAAACGTCGCTGTGTCTTTCTTTATGTTAATCCACCTACCGTGGAGAAGGAAGTGCGAATCCTTCGCTCTAAATATCCGGATTTACCGGATAAATTAGCCTATCAAGTGGCTAAAGCCGTGAGCATTCTTCGGGAAAGACTGGCGCTGCAGAAGATTCCATCGATCGCTGAGACGATGGATTGGGCGAAAGCATTATTGGTTATGGGTAAAACTGACCTTGATCCTGCTTGGGTCGATGCCACCTTGAATCTGCTCATCAAAAGCAAGGAAGATCTCGAACTCTTCTACCGGGAAATGGGGGCGGAACGACTCTTAGGGGAGGCGAAAGGAATTTAA
- a CDS encoding HD-GYP domain-containing protein, translating into MYGKEIRLLLQDLAWLDDISYYHSLRVGYLMSCFAEVEVGKQFVKQAWVTRNEFVATGLLHDIGKLRWPAEVLLVGDRLKDLEREMLLKVWNHMIEHPLGSAEIVLDYYKKTGNRFWERMVKGVVSHHEAYSGNGYPYKLKGTEIPLLARGLRVFDNYAMGIEVRRYSSAPQDPNVVIKEMRLALGSVYDPFWGEKILDFLETIQTIPSNLDEWFYKEISLNQGT; encoded by the coding sequence ATGTACGGTAAAGAAATACGACTTCTCTTGCAAGATCTCGCTTGGCTGGATGACATTAGCTATTATCATAGCTTGCGGGTAGGATATCTGATGAGCTGTTTTGCGGAAGTTGAAGTGGGTAAGCAGTTTGTAAAACAAGCTTGGGTTACACGCAACGAGTTTGTCGCGACAGGTCTTTTACATGATATCGGAAAGTTGCGTTGGCCCGCTGAAGTGCTTCTTGTGGGTGACCGTCTTAAAGATCTTGAACGGGAAATGTTGCTCAAGGTATGGAATCATATGATTGAACATCCCTTAGGATCAGCAGAGATTGTTCTCGACTACTACAAAAAGACGGGTAACCGGTTCTGGGAGAGAATGGTGAAGGGAGTCGTCTCCCATCATGAGGCCTATTCCGGTAATGGCTATCCCTATAAACTCAAAGGGACAGAGATTCCCTTACTGGCAAGGGGACTTCGGGTTTTTGACAATTATGCGATGGGAATTGAGGTGCGCCGTTATTCAAGTGCTCCCCAAGACCCTAATGTAGTGATCAAAGAAATGCGCCTCGCTTTAGGAAGTGTCTATGATCCATTCTGGGGAGAAAAGATTTTGGATTTCTTAGAGACAATTCAAACCATCCCAAGCAATTTGGATGAATGGTTTTACAAGGAGATATCCCTGAATCAAGGAACCTGA